Proteins encoded together in one Neosynechococcus sphagnicola sy1 window:
- a CDS encoding nitrate reductase associated protein → MMTMFFEFEADFVESLRCIPMAVRCKLDTCGIKLKLAQWHQFSQAERLALVELPCVTADEVQHYREQLQAWVVHYTGDRPSELAIAAIPPWLDVSAVPESVQQQAGCWGVVITQKKWAGLSALQRFALIKLAQSKHEHQNLLPALREFHLLL, encoded by the coding sequence ATGATGACGATGTTCTTTGAGTTTGAAGCCGATTTTGTCGAGTCCCTGCGCTGCATCCCCATGGCGGTGCGCTGTAAGTTAGACACCTGTGGCATTAAACTCAAGCTTGCTCAGTGGCATCAGTTTTCCCAGGCAGAACGGCTAGCCCTGGTAGAGCTACCCTGTGTTACTGCCGATGAGGTACAGCACTATCGAGAACAGTTACAGGCTTGGGTTGTTCACTATACGGGCGATCGCCCCTCAGAATTAGCGATCGCCGCTATTCCCCCCTGGCTGGATGTGAGTGCGGTTCCAGAGAGTGTGCAGCAACAGGCAGGATGCTGGGGGGTTGTGATCACCCAAAAAAAGTGGGCCGGATTATCCGCTCTGCAACGCTTTGCCTTGATTAAGCTTGCCCAATCAAAGCATGAGCATCAAAATCTTTTACCAGCACTGCGGGAGTTTCACCTGCTTCTTTGA
- a CDS encoding NAD(P)H-dependent glycerol-3-phosphate dehydrogenase, producing MVKILILGAGVMGTALSIPFTDNEHNVNLVGTHLDGDIIHKLQAGYPHPHLGVQIGKSVTAYRYDQLSEAIKSVDLVVIGVNSHGIEWAAQALSPILSADIPILVVTKGLVGDGNKLLILPDVIRANLPNTISDRIQIAAIGGPSIAKELAARRHTCVMFTSTNPTLLEYLASSFRTPYYHIWTSTEILGIEVCVALKNVYALAVGLVIGFLEKANKAVNDAEMHNLAAAIFAQGMWETAYLVDRLGGQPESVYGLPGSGDLYVTCQGGRNSRMGRLLGLDIPYSQAKAEHMLNDTVEGASLVLAIGKTVENMIHKGDLDDIAIPLLLTMIDIVCHDAPAIIPWDKFFSKSPCPASHFGIEPRYGQKPAR from the coding sequence TTAAGTATCCCTTTCACCGATAATGAACATAACGTTAATTTAGTTGGAACCCACCTAGACGGTGATATTATTCATAAGTTACAAGCAGGTTATCCCCATCCTCATTTGGGTGTCCAGATAGGAAAAAGTGTTACAGCTTATAGATATGACCAATTGAGTGAAGCCATAAAAAGTGTAGACCTGGTTGTAATCGGCGTTAATTCTCACGGTATAGAATGGGCTGCCCAAGCCCTCAGTCCGATATTATCAGCAGATATTCCAATCTTGGTTGTCACAAAGGGATTGGTAGGCGATGGCAACAAATTATTGATTTTGCCTGACGTTATCCGTGCCAATTTACCAAATACTATCAGCGATCGCATACAAATTGCTGCTATTGGTGGTCCTTCTATTGCCAAAGAATTAGCTGCTCGCCGCCATACTTGCGTTATGTTTACCAGTACAAATCCCACCTTGCTAGAATATCTAGCTTCTAGTTTTCGTACTCCTTACTATCATATTTGGACAAGTACAGAAATTCTAGGCATTGAGGTGTGTGTGGCACTAAAAAATGTCTATGCCCTTGCTGTCGGTTTAGTGATTGGCTTTTTGGAAAAAGCAAATAAAGCAGTGAATGATGCAGAGATGCATAATTTGGCTGCGGCTATCTTTGCTCAAGGAATGTGGGAGACAGCCTACTTAGTAGATCGGCTGGGAGGTCAACCCGAAAGTGTTTACGGTCTTCCCGGTTCCGGTGATTTATACGTTACCTGTCAAGGTGGACGTAACAGCCGTATGGGTCGTTTGTTGGGATTAGATATACCCTACAGTCAAGCTAAAGCCGAACACATGCTCAATGATACTGTTGAGGGTGCTTCTTTAGTTTTAGCAATTGGGAAAACCGTAGAAAATATGATCCATAAAGGTGATTTGGATGATATCGCCATCCCTTTATTACTTACCATGATTGATATTGTATGTCATGATGCCCCTGCTATTATTCCTTGGGATAAATTTTTTTCTAAATCTCCATGCCCTGCATCTCATTTTGGTATTGAGCCGAGATATGGTCAAAAACCTGCAAGATGA
- a CDS encoding IS630 family transposase, with product MRDVEPSNLVFVDKMGVLLGQMRTMGRRLKGLRAYGIKAFYRGKRVTVMGAMSHNRVLALETLDHSMKGDDFCHFIKMQLVPKLWKGAVVVMDNLPVHKVEGIQDMIESAGARIVYLSPYSPEFNPIEHLWSQLKSLLRRVCPKTWEAVDKLLKLAIQLSNPRHFRNWLPHCCYCLS from the coding sequence ATTAGAGACGTTGAACCCAGTAACCTTGTTTTTGTTGATAAAATGGGTGTCCTGCTGGGTCAAATGCGGACAATGGGCAGAAGACTTAAAGGTCTTAGAGCCTATGGCATCAAAGCATTTTATCGAGGCAAACGAGTAACAGTCATGGGAGCAATGAGTCACAATCGAGTCCTAGCGCTAGAAACCTTAGACCATTCCATGAAAGGGGATGACTTTTGTCACTTCATCAAAATGCAGCTCGTTCCCAAATTATGGAAGGGAGCTGTCGTCGTGATGGATAATCTGCCTGTTCACAAAGTGGAAGGGATTCAAGACATGATTGAATCTGCAGGGGCTCGAATCGTTTACCTGTCTCCTTATTCGCCAGAGTTTAATCCGATTGAGCATCTATGGTCGCAACTCAAAAGCTTGCTCAGGCGCGTTTGTCCAAAAACTTGGGAGGCGGTCGATAAACTGCTCAAGCTGGCAATACAACTCTCCAACCCTAGGCACTTTCGCAATTGGCTTCCCCACTGTTGCTACTGTCTCTCTTAG
- the polA gene encoding DNA polymerase I, whose product MAESPTTLSGATTPSLFPKPSLVLLVDGHSLAFRSYFAHAKGRDGGLRTSTGIPTSISFGFLKTLLEVITAQHPNHVAIAFDLREPTFRHEADHTYKEGRPETPEDFHPDLENLQELLRALNIPVVTAAGYEADDVIGTLAERASHQGYQVKILSGDQDLFQLIDPDHQITVLHLSGAFAQREGLSGSKEFLTATVEEKLGILPAQVVDYKALCGDSSDNIPGVRGIGPKTAVQLLKTYGSLDQIYQSLEKIQGTLRQKLEVGRESALHSQFMARIVQDVPLELTLADCQLRGYDRDRLVPLLQKLEFRQFLNQLDQIQETLGGTVTAVPTPDLSPADSESGDLWFFSADDTAAAQQQLPLAMLKDHSPSIAPQIIDTPALLNALIQRLQTHTDPTSPVAWDTETTGLEPRDAELVGIGCCWGEGRSDIAYIPVGHQQGQNLDKTLVLESLRPILENPTYPKVLQNAKFDRLVLCCQGLDLAGVVFDPMLASYLLNPDASHNLTDLAHRYLGITATRYTDLVPKGKTIADIGIAAVAVYCGMDAYATFCLVLPLQAELAAIPALQQLLQTVEQPLEPVLAGMEYTGIRIDQPYLQTFSQALEQDLAAIERRAYAAAGETFNLSSPKQLGILLFETLQLDRRKSRKTKTGYSTDAATLEKLQDDHPVVEAILEHRTLSKLKSTYVDALPLLVRADTQRVHTDFNQAVTTTGRLSSSHPNLQNIPIRTAFSRQIRKAFMPESGWLLAAADYSQIELRILAHLSHEPVLVTAYQQHQDVHTLTAQLLFEKETISSEERRLGKIINFGVIYGMGAQRFAREANVKAADAKVFIDRFNQRYPLVFAYLQRMQRQAIAQGYVETILGRRRYFNFNSENLRKLRGCHPETIDLEQLKLRDQGDAALLRAAANAPIQGSSADIIKIAMVRLHQVLKSYQARLLLQVHDELVLELPPEEWPSLQVQITTTMEQAVTLRVPLRVEIHTGQNWMETK is encoded by the coding sequence ATGGCTGAATCTCCTACTACCCTGAGTGGGGCCACAACCCCCAGTTTATTCCCTAAACCTTCCCTGGTTCTGTTGGTGGATGGTCACTCCTTGGCCTTTCGTTCCTATTTCGCCCACGCCAAAGGTCGGGATGGCGGACTCCGCACGTCTACAGGCATTCCTACCAGTATCAGCTTTGGGTTTCTCAAGACACTCCTAGAAGTGATCACCGCCCAACACCCCAATCATGTGGCGATCGCCTTTGATCTGAGGGAACCCACCTTCCGTCACGAAGCAGATCATACCTATAAAGAAGGTCGGCCCGAAACCCCAGAGGACTTTCACCCCGATCTCGAGAATTTACAGGAGCTGCTGCGGGCACTCAATATCCCAGTGGTGACCGCGGCGGGCTATGAAGCCGATGATGTGATTGGCACCCTCGCCGAACGGGCCAGCCACCAAGGCTATCAGGTGAAGATTCTCAGCGGCGATCAGGACTTATTTCAACTGATTGACCCTGACCATCAGATTACGGTGTTGCACCTGAGTGGAGCCTTTGCTCAACGGGAGGGACTCTCCGGCTCCAAAGAATTTCTCACTGCAACGGTGGAAGAAAAATTGGGGATCTTGCCCGCCCAAGTCGTTGACTACAAGGCGCTGTGTGGGGACAGTTCTGATAACATTCCAGGGGTGCGGGGCATTGGCCCGAAGACCGCAGTGCAACTACTGAAAACCTACGGTTCCCTTGACCAGATTTATCAGTCCCTCGAAAAAATTCAGGGAACCCTCCGGCAAAAACTGGAAGTAGGTCGGGAGTCTGCCCTCCATTCCCAGTTCATGGCACGAATTGTTCAGGATGTTCCCCTAGAGCTGACCCTGGCCGATTGCCAACTGCGAGGCTACGATCGCGATCGCTTGGTACCCTTGCTGCAAAAGCTAGAATTTCGCCAGTTCTTGAATCAGTTAGATCAGATTCAGGAAACCCTGGGAGGAACCGTGACGGCGGTGCCTACCCCCGATCTTTCCCCAGCCGATTCAGAGTCGGGGGACTTATGGTTCTTTAGTGCCGATGATACGGCAGCCGCCCAGCAGCAGCTTCCCCTGGCGATGCTCAAAGACCACTCTCCGAGCATCGCCCCCCAAATTATTGACACCCCGGCGCTGCTCAACGCCTTGATTCAACGGCTGCAAACCCATACCGACCCCACTAGCCCCGTGGCCTGGGACACTGAAACCACCGGACTGGAACCCCGGGATGCTGAACTGGTGGGCATTGGCTGTTGCTGGGGCGAGGGCCGTTCTGACATCGCCTACATTCCCGTAGGACACCAACAGGGTCAGAATCTCGACAAAACCCTGGTACTGGAATCCCTGCGTCCGATTTTAGAGAATCCTACCTACCCCAAGGTGCTCCAGAATGCCAAGTTTGACCGTCTGGTACTGTGCTGCCAGGGTCTTGATCTGGCAGGGGTGGTGTTTGATCCGATGCTGGCCAGTTATCTCCTCAATCCAGATGCCAGCCATAATCTCACGGATTTAGCCCACCGCTATTTGGGGATCACGGCCACCCGCTATACGGATTTAGTACCTAAAGGCAAAACCATAGCGGATATTGGGATTGCGGCGGTTGCGGTTTACTGCGGCATGGATGCCTATGCTACCTTCTGTTTGGTGCTTCCCCTCCAAGCTGAACTCGCGGCGATTCCAGCCTTACAGCAACTTTTGCAGACGGTGGAGCAACCCCTGGAACCCGTCCTCGCTGGGATGGAATATACGGGAATTCGCATTGACCAGCCCTACCTGCAAACCTTTTCTCAAGCCTTGGAACAGGACTTAGCTGCCATTGAACGGCGGGCCTATGCGGCGGCAGGGGAAACCTTTAATCTCAGCTCTCCCAAGCAACTGGGCATCTTATTGTTTGAAACCCTGCAGTTAGATCGGCGTAAATCCCGCAAGACCAAGACCGGTTATTCCACCGATGCGGCTACCCTGGAGAAATTGCAGGATGATCATCCAGTGGTGGAGGCGATTTTAGAGCACCGCACCCTCTCAAAACTCAAATCCACCTACGTCGATGCCCTGCCGCTACTGGTGCGGGCAGATACCCAGCGCGTCCATACGGATTTTAACCAGGCGGTTACCACCACGGGACGGTTGTCCTCTTCCCATCCCAACTTGCAGAATATTCCCATTCGCACTGCCTTTAGTCGCCAGATTCGCAAGGCATTTATGCCGGAATCCGGTTGGTTGCTGGCGGCAGCGGACTACTCCCAAATCGAGTTACGGATTCTCGCCCACCTCAGCCATGAGCCGGTGTTGGTGACGGCCTATCAGCAGCATCAAGATGTCCATACCCTCACCGCCCAACTCCTGTTCGAGAAGGAGACTATTTCCTCTGAGGAGCGGCGTCTGGGGAAGATTATTAACTTTGGGGTGATCTACGGCATGGGTGCCCAACGTTTTGCCCGGGAAGCCAATGTCAAAGCCGCCGATGCCAAGGTGTTTATTGATCGCTTTAACCAGCGCTATCCCTTGGTGTTTGCCTATTTGCAACGAATGCAGCGACAGGCGATCGCCCAGGGATATGTTGAAACCATCCTCGGTCGGCGGCGCTACTTCAACTTCAATAGTGAGAACCTCCGCAAACTCCGGGGGTGCCATCCAGAAACGATTGACTTAGAGCAACTGAAGCTACGGGATCAGGGGGATGCTGCCCTGCTACGGGCGGCGGCCAATGCCCCTATTCAGGGATCGAGTGCCGACATCATTAAAATTGCCATGGTGCGGCTGCATCAAGTCCTCAAGTCCTATCAAGCCCGACTACTGCTACAGGTTCATGACGAGCTGGTGCTGGAATTGCCCCCAGAGGAATGGCCTAGCTTGCAAGTTCAAATTACCACCACCATGGAACAGGCCGTGACCCTGCGAGTTCCTCTCCGGGTTGAAATTCACACCGGACAAAATTGGATGGAGACCAAATGA
- a CDS encoding helix-turn-helix domain-containing protein, whose amino-acid sequence MDIREKIVSAYEAGNTSIRKVAKRFMVRKGVVTRLLHQQKTTGDLSPKPATGGKASQLAPHQAEIIDMVNQYPDWTLEEYCEHWQELSGRRLSASAMCRFLSRQNLSPKKNTAQRPSRYRIGSAATA is encoded by the coding sequence ATGGATATACGAGAGAAGATTGTCTCAGCCTACGAAGCGGGAAATACCTCAATCCGTAAAGTAGCAAAACGGTTCATGGTCAGGAAAGGGGTGGTGACACGTCTGCTGCACCAGCAAAAGACAACAGGCGATCTCTCACCCAAGCCAGCCACTGGCGGTAAGGCAAGTCAACTGGCTCCCCATCAGGCTGAAATTATCGATATGGTCAATCAATACCCAGATTGGACACTGGAAGAATACTGTGAACACTGGCAAGAGCTATCGGGAAGGCGCTTAAGTGCATCGGCAATGTGTCGCTTTCTGAGCAGGCAAAATTTATCGCCGAAAAAAAACACTGCGCAGCGCCCAAGCCGCTACAGAATCGGGTCAGCAGCAACGGCTTGA
- a CDS encoding tetratricopeptide repeat protein, with amino-acid sequence MTAAMDGSQSMNQPQIPPEDLSPVWQWVIQGDYPRAIAELEQRLEQQPGVRTHYWWLGVALLLQGQELEAQATWLAAITDGNPEEIDTGALELGAVLLSVAQQQQQSEQWGTATLLYQQLLEFDPSHAAAYHGLGVCQLQQGEVTAAIATLSQALELQPHGAAVRLDLGIALSTHGDRGAAIQQFQAALELEPDNVEVLRHLGMNWEDEGNPEAAIACYQQALTLQPHFPAAHNNWGNLLLAQGVSGGRRPPLPPGDRPESQLLSSSL; translated from the coding sequence ATGACGGCGGCAATGGATGGCAGTCAGAGCATGAATCAGCCGCAGATACCCCCCGAGGATCTCTCCCCCGTTTGGCAATGGGTCATACAAGGCGACTATCCCAGGGCGATCGCCGAGTTGGAGCAGCGCCTTGAGCAGCAGCCCGGAGTACGAACTCATTACTGGTGGCTGGGGGTGGCGCTGCTATTGCAGGGACAGGAGTTAGAAGCCCAGGCCACCTGGCTGGCTGCAATCACCGACGGTAACCCAGAGGAGATCGACACTGGGGCCTTAGAATTGGGGGCTGTGTTGCTCTCCGTTGCCCAGCAACAGCAGCAGTCTGAGCAATGGGGGACAGCGACCCTCTTGTATCAACAACTGCTGGAATTTGATCCCAGTCATGCTGCTGCCTATCATGGCTTGGGGGTTTGTCAGTTACAGCAGGGAGAAGTCACCGCCGCCATCGCCACATTGTCACAAGCCCTGGAGCTGCAACCCCATGGGGCGGCAGTTCGCCTCGATCTAGGTATTGCCCTCTCGACCCACGGGGATCGAGGCGCAGCAATTCAGCAGTTTCAAGCAGCTCTGGAGCTGGAACCGGACAATGTGGAAGTGCTCCGCCACCTAGGGATGAACTGGGAGGATGAGGGAAATCCTGAAGCAGCGATCGCCTGCTATCAGCAGGCCTTGACCCTCCAACCCCACTTTCCTGCCGCCCACAACAATTGGGGCAACCTTCTGTTAGCCCAAGGGGTATCTGGAGGCCGCCGCCCACCATTACCACCAGGCGATCGCCCTGAATCCCAGCTTTTATCAAGCTCACTTTAA
- a CDS encoding tetratricopeptide repeat protein, whose translation MNPSFYQAHFNLGNLCQMQRQWEAATGHYQQALHHKPDLVIAHNALGLVLQSQGLLPASYEHFQQALSLNPNFAEAYNNLGITLEKLGQLPAAIALFQQALTLRPDLVEAHTNLGNTLELQGRYAEAAECHRQAIAQRPNFAAAYMNLGLVLHKLSQLSEAAAVHQQAIALNPHLAGAYSNLGLTLHAQGLVAEAIQCYQRTLEIDPEFEVARSNLLHCLLFSPDHSPTEQVTEAHHWATRHGLVPASPPPSSLPDPNRPLRVGYVSPDFCTHSVSYFIEPILAHHNPQIVETVCYAQVYRPDAVTQRLQQAAGKWHFTLGWNDTQLIEQIQADGIDILVDLAGHTANNRLRVFAHQPAPLQISYLGYPATTGLTQMDYRLTDAWADPVGQTEDLYTEKLVRLPHCFLCYQPFASAPEVAPLPALSAGRITFGSFNHLAKMQPKVIALWAEILTALPTAQIMLKNGSLDDPATRDRCRQLFEAQGIDAQRVQLVGFLPASQDHLGLYNQIDIGLDTFPYNGTTTTCEALWMGVPVITLAGTVHVERVGMSLLSAVELTDLVTTSPTAYLAKAVELAQNLEKLAQWRTTLRQRLVNSTLCDPPRFVHSLEQTYRQLWQSWCQEQSPRQPQDS comes from the coding sequence CTGAATCCCAGCTTTTATCAAGCTCACTTTAATCTGGGCAACCTCTGCCAGATGCAACGCCAGTGGGAAGCTGCCACGGGTCATTATCAACAGGCTCTCCACCACAAGCCCGATCTGGTGATTGCTCACAATGCCCTGGGCTTGGTTTTGCAATCCCAAGGCTTGTTACCAGCTTCCTATGAGCATTTCCAGCAAGCCCTGAGCCTTAATCCCAACTTTGCCGAAGCCTATAACAACCTGGGCATTACCCTGGAAAAGTTGGGACAACTCCCCGCTGCGATCGCCCTGTTTCAGCAAGCCTTGACCCTCCGACCCGATCTGGTCGAAGCCCACACCAATCTGGGAAACACCCTGGAGCTTCAGGGGCGATATGCAGAGGCCGCAGAATGCCATCGGCAGGCGATCGCCCAGCGTCCCAACTTTGCCGCCGCATACATGAACCTGGGGCTGGTACTGCACAAGTTGAGTCAGCTCAGTGAAGCCGCAGCGGTGCATCAACAGGCGATCGCCCTCAACCCCCATCTGGCTGGAGCCTACTCCAATCTCGGGTTGACCCTACATGCCCAGGGGTTAGTCGCCGAAGCCATTCAGTGTTATCAACGCACCTTGGAGATTGACCCCGAGTTTGAAGTCGCCCGTTCCAATCTGCTCCACTGTCTGCTATTCAGCCCTGATCATTCACCAACAGAACAGGTCACCGAGGCTCACCACTGGGCAACTCGCCACGGATTGGTTCCCGCCTCTCCCCCTCCATCCTCCCTGCCAGACCCGAACCGTCCCCTACGGGTGGGCTATGTCTCTCCTGATTTCTGTACCCATTCGGTGTCTTATTTCATTGAACCCATCCTGGCTCACCACAATCCGCAGATCGTTGAAACCGTTTGCTACGCGCAGGTCTATCGTCCCGATGCGGTGACGCAACGGCTGCAACAGGCGGCGGGGAAATGGCACTTCACCCTGGGCTGGAATGATACTCAGTTGATCGAGCAAATTCAGGCCGATGGTATCGATATTTTGGTGGATCTAGCAGGACACACCGCGAACAATCGGCTGCGGGTGTTTGCCCATCAACCCGCACCGCTCCAAATCAGCTACTTGGGTTATCCGGCCACCACGGGTTTAACCCAGATGGACTATCGTCTCACCGATGCCTGGGCCGATCCCGTGGGGCAAACCGAAGACCTCTACACCGAAAAACTGGTGCGGTTGCCCCATTGCTTTCTGTGTTATCAACCCTTTGCCTCCGCCCCGGAGGTTGCTCCCTTACCCGCTCTCTCTGCCGGGCGCATTACCTTTGGCTCATTTAATCACCTGGCAAAAATGCAGCCGAAGGTGATTGCCCTGTGGGCAGAGATTCTCACGGCCTTACCCACTGCCCAGATCATGCTCAAAAACGGCTCTCTGGATGATCCAGCTACCCGCGATCGCTGCCGACAACTCTTTGAGGCGCAAGGGATAGATGCCCAGCGGGTGCAATTGGTGGGGTTCTTGCCCGCATCTCAGGATCATCTAGGACTTTACAACCAGATTGATATTGGCCTTGACACCTTTCCTTACAACGGTACTACCACAACCTGTGAAGCGCTCTGGATGGGTGTACCTGTGATTACCCTGGCTGGAACGGTGCATGTGGAGCGGGTGGGGATGAGTTTGCTGTCAGCGGTCGAACTCACCGATCTGGTCACCACTTCCCCCACTGCCTATCTAGCAAAAGCGGTGGAGCTAGCCCAGAACCTAGAGAAATTAGCCCAATGGCGAACCACCCTGCGGCAGCGCCTGGTCAACTCCACCCTCTGTGATCCGCCCCGGTTTGTCCACAGCCTAGAGCAGACCTACCGTCAGCTGTGGCAGAGCTGGTGTCAGGAGCAGTCGCCGCGACAACCGCAAGATAGCTAG